The Hymenobacter sp. YIM 151858-1 genome contains the following window.
GCGAGCCGCGGACATGCCGGTGGTGGCTTTTGCCGAGGAATACTCGCGGGCCATCATCAACAACCTAAACCCGGCCAGCATCCGCAAGATGGAGTTCTTCGACATCAGCGCGGTGGCTTACCTGACGGGCATTATCTGGTTTTACAAAAAGCACTTCCCGCGCTACTGCACCATTCCCCACGTGGTGGCCACGGCCATCCACAAGGACTTCAAGCACGTGCTCTCGATGCTGGAAACCGACCCCGAGTGCGCCGGCATGGTGCGCAGCATTGTGACGGCCGTGGAGCAGCGGGCTGAGAAGCAGGTAGCCGCCGTGGTGGGCACGCTGCAGGTGATACTGAACCGCATCAACTCCCCGGAAATCGTGTGGGTGCTCACGCCCGACGAGGCGAAAGGGGAGGGGTTCTCGCTGAACCTGAACGACCCCCAGCAGCCGGCATTGCTCTGCATCGGCAACGACCCCACGCTAAAGGAAACCTTTTCGCCGGTGGTCAGCTGCATCATCACCGTGGCCATCAAGCTCATGAACCAGCAGCACAAGCACCGCAGCTATGTGTTCCTCGACGAGGCCGCCACGGTGTACGTGCCGGGGCTGGAACTGCTGCCCGCCACGGCCCGCAGCAACAAGGTGGCCACCATCTACATGACCCAGGATTTGGCGCAGATGACCGACGCCTATGGGCCTGAAAAGATGAAGGTTATGGTCTCCAACCTCAACAACCAGTTTTTCGGTAAGGTCAACTCCCTCGACACGGCCAAGTTCATTTCCGAGCTCGTGGGCCGGGAGGACAAGCAGATGCACAGCACCAGCACCGGCAAGAGCCAGGGCGGGGCTGGCAGCCGCGGCAGCCACAGTTCCAACCTGAGCACCAGCTACCAGGAGCGCAACCTGGTGCGGGTGCAGGACGCCATCAGCCTGCAGCAGGGCGAGTTTATCGGGCAGACCGTGGAAACCGAGCGCACCTTCTTCCAGGGTATCATCTCCCGGGCCGATGCCACCCCGGAGCGTTTCCCGCTGCACCCGGTGGCCACGTTCGGCGACAGCGAAGAAGATAGCGCCGCCACGCTCACGGTGGTGGTTCAGGAGAACTACCGGCGCGTCAGCCAGCAGGTCCGAGAAACCCTGGCCCTGCACGCAAATACCTTAGCAGGAGCCACCAAGAACGAGGTCGAATAGCCTCGAAAACCCAGCAGAAAGGGACGTTAAGCCACTTTTTGCTGTTAAGTAAGTACCCAACACCTAGACTTCCATTCCGATGATGAAGAGCTTTTTTACGCCGGCCCCGGCCGGCCTGGACCCCGAGCAGCTCGCGGCCCGCCAGGAGCGGGAGCGCGGCGCCAACAACTCCATTGCCATCCTGATGAGCAACGGCCCGGCGCCGAGCCCGGAGAGCGTGGCCATCATGCAGCGCTACGTGGACGGCGAACTGAGCATCGACGAGGCCATTGAACTCAACGACGCGCTGCTGCTGGCGCGCTACCAGCCGGGCGCTTCCCCGGCCAGCCCCGAGGACCAAGCCGCGCGCTGATGGTAGCCGGCGACCGATTCAGCGACGAAAACGGAGTACGGATAAACCGGCTGGGCATTACCGACCCCCAGCAGCTGGCCCAGGCCGAAACCGACTCCTCGCTGCTGCGCCTGCAGCGGCTCAACCTGCAGGGCGGCATCCCCGGCGGGCGCTACGACCACGCCCACCTTAAGCAGGTGCACCAGAAGCTGTTTGAGGGCGTCTACCAGTGGGCCGGCGAAACCCGGGCCGACCGCGAGTTTCAGGGCCACAAGCCCACGTACGTCACCGGCTTCAAGGAAACGATGACCTACGCGCCCTACAAAGAGATTGAGCAGCGGCTGAATGCCATCGGCGCGCAGCTGGGCCAGGAGAACTACCTGAAGGGACTGTCGGAGGAAAAATTTGCCGAGCGCGCGGCCTACTACCTCGACCAGTACAACCACACCCACGCCTTTCGGGACGGCAACGGCCGCACGCTGCAGGCCACGTTTGTGCAGCTGGGCCAGGAGGCCGGCTACCAAGTCGACTTCGCTCGCATCGACCCGGCCACGCTCAACCGAGCCCGCGACCTGGCCATCGTGCGCCCTCACGCACCCGAAGAGGCAGCGAAGAACCTGCAGGCATTGAAAGCCATGTTTGAGCAGGTCATCAGCCCGGCGCCAGGCCTCGAAGCCGAACTGCGGCGCGACCCCAGCCAGGCGCGTCCCCTGGCCGCGTTGTCCCCGGAGATGAAAGCCATGGACGCTCGGCGCGAACTGGAAGTGACCGGCTACCGGGTGATGGACATCGTGGCCAACATGCCCGGCGCCGGCAATTACGAGAAGGGCGTGGCGGTAGGGAAGGGGGTAGAGGCAACGAACTTAAACCCCGCGGCAATTCAGAGCCACTTAAAGCAGTTTCAGCAGGCGGCGGAGAAGATTATCAAGCATCCCGCGTTGCAGGGTCCAGATGCGCGGCAGGACCAGACGGATGCCAGACGGTTTCGAGTAGCGGCGGAGAAGGTTCAGACGTTGGCGGTGGCAAAAGAGGCAGAAGCGAAGACTCCGCTGCCTATGACTCACGAGGAGGCTCAGGCTGTTTTCAAGCAAGCCGCTAAGCATGTTGCTCAAGCCCTGCGCGAGCACGGGAAGGGGCTCGACGCGGCCCGGCTGCAGGAAGTTGCCCGTCACGTAGAACGTACGCCTTTCATTGGGGGCCTAAATCGAGTGAATGTAGGCAAGGCCATCGATGCTGCAGAGCAGATTCCGGCTCTGAGAGGTAGCAGCGAAGTGGTCGACCTGAAAAGTGCGCTAAGCGTTATGGAGAAAGCACATCTGGTACAGGAACGTAGTCCAGCCAATATACCTAATCGTAATGCCGGAGGGATTGAGCGATGAAATCTGGTTCTGAAGAGCGAAGAACCCTAGCTAAAACTTATCTTATACTCCCGCTCAAAACCAGTCATTGTACGCTCATCATAGCTATTTATCCAATTGAGTTGCCCACCTTCCTGGACCTCTTTGGCGCGTCCTGTGCTGTGACTGAATGTTCCCGTTGAATAGCCCTTTTCCCCGAAGGGGCTAGCCAGCACAACCATTTCCTTGGCCTCTTTTAACCGGAAAACTCTATCGAACACATTTGCCTTAATGGCGATATTATCAAAGGACAATCGTTGTTGTACACTCGGGTAGATAATAGCTTCACCTCCAATCTCGCTTCCCATTATCTTGCCCGCAAAAAAGGCACTGAACAGGTAGTTAAGGTGGGAACCCGGCCGAACCAGCCGGGAGAAGGCATCGGCTAAGAATTCCACTTGGAGCGTAAAAAGCTCCCGTAAGTGAGGGGGGAATTGTCGCACTTGCTGCTCGAAGGCTTCACGTATCTCCCAAGTGCCTATGTTGATGCTGTCAGGTGGCTGATGTCCTATGATGCTAAAACAGCGCATGGGAGTGCTTTCTGTGTTTTCCCAGTGGCTGACTGTAATCAAATCGCCTTCCTCAGGTTTGAGCTCACTCAGAATGGTTAAGTAGTTAAACCCTGCATAGAGGACACTGCTTCTTTGAATGTTACACCGTCCGTATTTAGCAACTTTGTCGGCGGGGGGGTATTTGATTAAGCCAATATTTTGTAGGCGGCTATTGCTGCCAATGACCCGGCGATTAACCGTGACCCGCTGAATCTCGGTTATCACCTCGGGTCTTTCCAGCGCAAAAAACGTGGAGAATACATTATCCATGAGGGACAGCAAGCCCTGCTCCCAGGCAGGCGTCACATCCCCCGCGAGGTGGGTCCGCAAAACGTCAAGAAAAGCTTTTTTCTCAGCAAGTTGGGCGAAGGTAATATCTTGCATGCAGGTAGGAGAAAGAGCGTTTTGAGAGGGAGTAAAGCGTGAGCAGGTATGAAGGCGTTATTGTGCCGAGCCCAGCAACCTAGTTCAAAGATGCAGGGCTTTCGCGTACTTACCTATCTATCACCTTTCCCATGAGCTTTCCCTACCCTTGCCTCCTCCGTCCTATTTCAGCAGAGCTTCTGACAATCTCAGGTCAGGTAGTGGAGGTTCCCAAGGCCGAATTACAGCTTCGTCGGTGGCAAGGAGCCCCCTTGGCCGATACGTTTGGTGGTAAACCAGCCATCGATTTTGGGGGACGGCCCGTTTTTGCGGAGTTATGTGTATATGAGTTACTGCGACTCTCCGGCTGGCAGGCCCGTTGGGTGGAGACCTATGGTGCTGGGGCAATGAACCCGAAATACTTCACCAGCTGGGCCGACGCCGGGCTGGCCGGCCAAAAGCATGAGCCTATTCCGAATTCGGACATGCAGGCGTTACTCCAGCAGATTGCACACGCTAATGGTAACAGCTATGCCGGGTGTTGGGATATCGTCGGCTGGGCTGGCCCTGATGTGTTGTTTGCGGAACTGAAGCGCCGCAAAAAGGACCGATTGCGCCCTACACAGCCCCGCTGGTTAGCGGCGGCATTACAAGTGGGATTGCAGCCGACAAATTTTCTGCTGGTTGAATGGGATTTTGCTCCTGAGTAACACCAACGTTACCAGATGGCACAGACCTTATCCTAGCACCCTGCTCAATTGACTGAAACGAGGGGTTGTCCCAACCCAGTTATAGCAGAGTACCTGCACCTGCCATTTCTTTAATTGTTCTGCTATTTCAGCAGGAAGCTTTTCAGGTAATACCAGGACCAACTTAGCCGTGCGAGCAGCTGAACTGTAAAGCAGGAGTTGTCCCAGGCCCGTACAGATAGTCTGAGTTGTCACGCTGGTTTTTACCTCGAAGAGCACCAGCAGGTCACGGCCTTCCATCAGCATTAAGTCCCGATGACGGTCATTGCGTACTGTCCAACCGCGTGAAGCAGCTAAGCCACCTAGGCGTTGGGCCAACTCGTTAACCACGAGGCCATGCGTAAAATCCATGGACCCTGCGCTCGAACGCGTTGTAGCGCCAGACTTCTCCTGAGCAAAAATGCGGTTATCTATCTGCAGCAAGGAGGAAGCAATACCTGTTAAGCCTGTGTTTGCCCCGGCTTCCTTTACCCGCTGAACTTCCTGAACAAAAGTGGCCAATTGTTGACCAAAGAATTTCGAGCGCAACTGGCCGACTATGAAGCATTCGGTTTGCTCGCCATTCTCTTCGTGCAACCAGACCTTCTCGCTGCGGCACTCGTTGAGCATAAGGCCGCGCCCAACGCCCGCCTTGCCCCCACCGATGTGGCCGCGATGTAATACGATAGGGCTGTTTTCTTCATCCAATGCGAAGACAGCTCCCACGCGCCTTGGCCGGTGACTGTAATCCTGAAAGTTGATTTGGACAACCATGGACGGGCTTTTGCCCACGCCAAATGCGTTCCATTGCAGGTGGCCAGGACTCGTCCAAATATTAAGTTTAGGCGAAAAGTTGGCATCAGTAGCGGCCGTACCGCCCCGATGGCCAATGGTGAAGTCTGGTCGGTGTTCTGGAAAAATGGTATTGCTGTCGAGCAGCGCCCGAAATTCGGTGTACAGTTTCTTTACCTGCTTTGGGTCGCTGACAAGGGTGAGCATAGGGAGGTCGCTGCTCCTAGATTAATTGGTTACACCTCAACACGATTCGAATCTCAGCTGCCGCGGCCTCGGCCGCTCCCTTACGTCGACTCATCCACTCAGCATATAGGGAATGGCGGCATTCAGTAGGAATAGGCAAGCGGTATAGGTGGAGATACAGGAAAACCATGTCATACCAGTAGTCGGTATGAGCTTCAGGAGGGTAACCCCAGTGGTGAAAGCTGCGGTGTAGATAGCTGTTGACTGCAAAGTTATCGTTGGCCCGTAGGTACAGTTTTGAAGAGGCCTTCAAGTGCTGGACCTTTTTGCCCATCTCTGCGTGGAGACCGGCATCATCTAAGCTCGGCCAAGATTTTTGGGCGTATGCATACCAATTAAAAGCATGGCCCAGATTAATGATGGTTTGTGTCGTTTCAAGACTCAGCCCTGTATTCATAGTTGATATAAAACTAGAATTACTCGGCAGCGCGAATTGTGCTACCTCCATGCTGGGTAACGCGAGGCCTAGTTACAATCTTAATAGGCTGTTGTGTTACAAGCTTATTCGTCGCTTTCGTTGCCCATAGGAACGCTTCACCGGGACCAAGCTGCGAGAGGTCGGCAGGAGTCAGTTTGTCAAACTGAACAATGGACTTTTGCACATGCTTAAGCCATTGTGGCGAGTTGAACCGGTGGATAAGCACCGCTGTGCTCAGTTCGATGATGGCATTAGGCAAGCTCGGTGGGTCTTGGCTGGCTATTAACAGGCTTACGCCTTTATGCCGCATTTCCCGGATAGCCGTTACAATACTGCCAGTCAACTCTTGGTTGCCCATGTACTTATGGGCTTCATCAAATACAATGAATTTGTTGAAGGGCTGTCCATCAGGCAAGCGGGCATTCGCGAAGATGTTAAGCATGATGACGAACAGGCCTAGCGCATCATCCTGGTCCAAGAACTCATCGCGTAAATCCACTACGAGCAACCGACCAGGGGCCATTAGCTGACCTAATCGCACGGAATCATCTAAGTACTCTGCCGCGAGGGTTAAGCGGGACAATGCTAACTCGCGTTGCGAGGTGTTCAATAAGGCAGAATTCTGGATAGCATTGCGTAGTCCAATCAATGTCAGGTTCCCCCGCAAATCACGCATTATGCTGTTTAGGTGCTTCATGTACAACGCTTGGCTACCAACTGCACCCATCAGGAAGCGCCAATCTTGAATGCTCAGTTCAGCTGAGGACAAGGCTAGTGGCTCTACTCGCAAGTCAGGATACTCTGCTTGGCGCTCCGCGAGCTTCGCTTTTGGCACCACCAACACAACATCATCGATTCCCTGAGGACGGGCATCATACCACTCTCGCAAGCGGCTTACCTCGCCCGGCCGGCGGTTAGGCGAAGTCATTGAAGTAAACTCAGGTTTGTAGTCCTGACTTTCGCTGTAATGAAAAATCACACCAGCTAGGGGTTTTGGTAACGCATTTACGTGCGGTATAGACTGCAATACCATCTCCGTAATAGTGCCAATGGAATAGCTTTTGCCAGCTCCTTGGACACCAAACAAGCTGATGGTCTGCGTCCCATTTAAGTCCAGCGCCACACCCTGGCCATGCATCGTTCGTCCAAGCATGCCATACTGCGATGAAGCCTCGTTTTCACCTACATAAATGTTGTAAGCAGGAGACGCATTTTCCGAAAGGGGAGTGCTCTCATCATTAGGCAAAACAGCATTTGACTCAGGATGCGTTGCAGTTTCATTAGCGACTGCATCCAATGGCCTGCTTGAGGCTGAATCGGTTGGCTCGGAAGAAGGGATGGTCGTATCTGTTGCCTGTCCTTCCTGTTGAGAAACATCAGTTGCTGATGTGGGCTTATTCTGCGGATTGCTATCTGCGGTGAGGGGTCTATCGTTATTGCTTATGATGGCAATGGTGTCCGAAGCCGGTGAAGGATTGGGGAATGGAGTAGCAGCTATTTCGGTTGGCCTACGGCGAGTAAGGTCTGTGCGTAGTCGATGCCATTCTGGAGTAGGACGGCGGGTATTGAAAGTAGATTCAGGGTCCAACAAGGCTTCTATTCCTGGACGTCCGATGCGATAATAGACAGTATCCCCATATTCATCACGCTGGACTTTTACCGGATTGTCAAGATTGAAAACAATGCCTCGACGGGTAAACTCCATCTGATAAGGCATACTAGTTAGCTGCGTCAGAAATAGCCTCAGACGTTCGGGTTCACCTTCCGTCAGCAAGCCATACCGGGCAGCACGCTCCGCATAGAACTGCAACAATTCACTTAGCTCACGGCTGCGTAAAGGTTGGTCGAAGCGGGTGTGATTAGCGAAATGTTCAAAGTCGAACCGTTGCCTTAAGTGCGAAATAGTATTCGTCAACTGGTCGCTTATCTGTTCATACAAATGGCTCCACTCTCCGGTGCTCAACTCAGCCGTCCTAACCTTTATTTCCACCACCTGTACGTGGATAGTATTGGTTGTTGGGTCAACATCTATCAACAGGAGGTCCGCCCGGCTTTGACTTGTGTTTTCCTCATTTGCCTTGAAAAAGTGCTGATGAAGGTCAATAGGAATGATGAACTGGTAGTTCAGCAGGCCTTGTTTCTCCAATAGTCGTTTTGCTAGTGCAATACCTGCGTATTCAAGCACTTTAGCTTGGTGGGGCTGGTTGCTAAGCTTCATCACCAGCGAGCCACTGACAGTACGCAAGTCGTTAAGTACTGCCTGGGTCAATGAGGCCAGTGGAGCAGGCGCAATTGTCCCTGTAAGCACCTGCATAACGGGTGATAGCAGATGAACGAGTTCAGCACCTGGCTTGCTGGTCAGGAAAGTGGAGACACCTAAGAACTGTTGGCCTGGTAGGTAATCTAGCAGAAACGGGACTTGGCCTTCCTCCACGGGTAGGTCAAATAACTCTGGACCTAAGTGGCGGTCGAAGGTGACAACCCAATCGGAATAGGTGTGAATCTTATCAATCAGAACACTCTCGGGGCCACCCAATCTCAACTCGGTAGCCGGAAGGGAGGCAGTGGGTTTACCTGCCAAGCACGTCGCCGTAAATTCGCTGAGGTAGCCAAAGGCTTGGTGCAATACTTCTCCCACTGCCCCTGCACTAGCCTCTGGCCTGTTGCCCGGCGTAATGTAGCGCGTCCAAGTGTACGTGTCTGGTGACTGCGTAGCGCGAAAATCAACGTGTGGCTCTATTATCAAGCCATCCAGGTGAAATGATGAGGCGATTTGAGAAGGAACCTGTATGCGTGGTGTTAGTGGGAATGGATTGATAACGAAGCTCAGATGAGCGTCGGCTACGGCGGAGGTACGTCCGAACTCTTCAGTTGAATTAATGCTTAGCCGGAGCTTGGGGAATAAACGGTTGCGCGCTGGCTGGGCAAAGGTTTCAGCTTCCTCCGTTAAGGTCGTAGCGGGATTTAGCAATCGGTTGAATGCCTCTCCTTCTTGGACTAGCGAACGATGCGAGGTAAATAGCCGGATTTCGTACCGCACCGATTTGAAAGGTGCATACTGTTCCAGTTTCACTAAAACATCGTTAAATACCTGCCCCTCGCCCGGATTGAAAATGTTAATCGTTAGCTGCTCAGTGTAAGGATGCAGCTTGAGGTAGTTCTTGATGTGATGGATTACTACATCGGCATCAACGTCATTTTCGATAACACTGCTAGTACCTCGTAGGTCGAGCACATGCTGTAAATACTGCACAAGCGAACGGCTAGAACCTGCTGCCGACAAAGTTGTATCGTTGCCACCAATAGCAGTTCGAGTAAAGACGCCCCAGCCGAAACATAATTCGCCAGCATACTCATAAGGCTGCACCTCCGAATCCTTCACCAGCAATGGGTGATTGGTGGGCTGCAGCTTGCCGAAGAATAGGCGCTCTATGTCATCAGACCAGTGCGGTAGCTGTTGGTCCAGCTGGTCACGGGTCATTTCTTCCCAGCGTTCAAACAAGTTGAGCAGTGAAAGCTGCCAGCCTAAGCGTAAAGGGTGTATGGGAGGCACCAACAACGCAGCGTAGCGCTCCTGGGTATCGGGTAGCTTGCCGCCTAGCGAGACCATATCCAGCTGCTGCACGGCCACCAATAGTTCCTGCAGATTAGCTCTGCTCAACTCTGTCAAAGTAGGCCAGCGTTCCTGCTCATGCTTGAGGCTAGCTAGCAAATCGGTATAAGCCTGCACGTAAGCCGTTGCGGCTTCCCGATGTTGAGCCAGGTCAAATGTTTCGAAGATGCCGTTTTTAGTAGCAACACTTTCACTTACCAGCGCAAAGAATTCGCGGCGAGCTGAAAGGAACGGGAGTGCCCCAGCATAATCATTCAATGCACTGGTTTCAGGTGTCAGTGCATCGGCAGCCAGCGGTTGGCCTGCTACTGGAGCTTCCACCATCAACCGTCCCAGCCCAGCTGGGTACTGTAGCAAATGCTGCTGGAGCAACCGCAGCTTCGATGAAACGGCCAGTTGAAAGCTATAAGGCGAGTCCTTGTATTTGATTTGAAAGTTTGAGGCTGTCTGTTTCTCTGGCTCATTGAGCCAACGCCATTCGTCTTCGTCGGGAACAAGACGTCGCGCACTAGGCTCCTGCTTGCGAAGGAGCAAGTCAAGGCGGTAGCGGAAATAGCTCTGCAGCACGCTGGAGACCTTCTCCCGACGAGAAGTTTCTACTTCGGTTCCCCCCTCTATCTGCTCGGCTTCAAAGTAGAAAATCTCTGTGTCCGAAGTCCAGCGGCCTCTTATTTCATGCCGATTGGCAGCGTCGCCTTGCTGTTCCTGCACTCGTTTCCACTCGGCCTGCGCCTCAGAATCCCGGAAGTCATCGTTTGTATTGAGGACGTTGCCGCGGGTATCAAGAGCAAAGACGCGTAAGAAATACTCACCGGGCTCCAGCAAGTTGGCATCAAACTTCATCTCACGGGTACGGCTCTTACCCTGTGTTCCCCCGCTGACCCAGCGGTCGAACTGCGGAATGGCACAAGCATAATTACCTGCCCCCACCACCTGCATCAAGTCAGCCTGGAAATGGGCTAAGTCTGCAATGTTCGTCGGCTTAGGGTCGGTGCTAAGCTTTACTTTGACTTTCACCGGGGTGGCCAGGTTGCCAACTAGTTCCAGTTTGCCTTCTTCATCCCGTTTGAGGACGGTGCTAGGGTAGCCCTTTATCTCCTCAATAGTTAGTTTGGGTGGCTGGCTGTGGTGTAGCTCCGCGATAGGCCAGTTTTCGAAGTATAGCTGAGGATACTGCTCTGCAATCAGGGTAGTCAGGGCGGCCTGCGACTTCGCTAAACTGTTGTTGCGCAATAGGTGAGCCAGTTCCAGCTGCAGAGTATTAGGATTGGCTGGAATGGGGAGAGATGCAAGCCGTTCGTAAACCCCCTTATTGAATTCGCACAGTGTATTGATGCACTGTTGGTTGTAATTGAGGCGAGCTGGAATTTTAGCTACGTTACTCAACAAGTCACCATCAGGAATAAGGTCAAGCAAGTGCAACGCATGGCCAGTGCGCTGGGCATTGGTCGGGTCTTCGAGTACTCGGAGCAAAAACTTGTTTCGCTTCTCTACACTAATACCGCTTTCCATGAACTTGAACACAGCTGCGAACGGCCCCTCTGTCAGGTGCTGGGCTACCGCCTGTTCGCGCAGCCGCTGATTGATGCGTTGTTCGATGTCGCTCAAATCAAGCTCCGAGAATGTCGCGTTACCAAGCGAGTCTTCGGCAGCTGTGCGTAGTGTAGCCGGGCAAAGGACCAGAAGAGGAGCCGCTTCGAGGTTACGCCGCTCAATAAGCTTCGTAGCCTGAATGTAGCGCGATTCTCCCGCTGGTGGGCTTTGGCTCAAAATGTAGCATTCCAGCTTTGGCGCAGCTTGCGTAAACCGTTCCCAAAGCACTTCCAGCACCTGGTCGGCCACACCACCCAGCTTCATGCAGTGGCCGTTGGGAGCACTAAGCAGCAGCGGCGTGAATTTTTGCTCAATAGCATCAATAACGTTATCGACGTAGGACATCAGGCAGGTTGCGAATTGAGCGTATAGCGGGGACGAATTTTTTGAAGCAGGTAAGCGTCGCTCAGTTGCGTGTAGAAGCCTATTTGCCGGAGTTTGTACTTAAGGGCTTCCACGTTCTGGCTGAATGCCTGATGAGTGCGCAGGTCGGAGTCCTGAAAGCGGGGCAGGCTCAGGCCATTGATGACAAGCCCGTAGCGCTGATGTAGATGCTCTGTGAATTCTTCGATGGAAACCGCCGTGCTGTAGTAAGTGTCGGCAGCATCATCGGCGCGCAGAACGCTGATTTGGACCAGCGCCTCAAGCAGCCGGGTACCCAGCACGAAGCGACGTTTGTGGCGCCGGCTTTTGCCTTGGGCCAGCATGCCGTTTTCCGTGTTCTTTAGCAAAAGCGAATCCAGCAGGTTCGTATGGTAAAGCTGATGGAAAGCGCCGCGCACGTACAAGAACACGGCCATGTAGCGGTTTATGTCGTCCGTTTCCAAAGCCACCAGGTCATCCAGTGTCTTGTGAAGTTCGGGCGGAGTGCCTTTGTACACTTCGTTTAGTTGCTGACGGCAATGCGCCATAAAACCAGGCTCCTGCTCACTGATAGCAGTTACTGCCCGTTTCAGTCGCTCGGCAGCAGGTAGGTCACGGGCGTCAAAAGGCAGGGCAGCCAAGCTGTTGTTGATGGCAAATACTGCGCGTATGTAATCGGGAAGGCTATTGTAGAACTGGGTGGCATCTTCCATCGCCAACTGGCCAGCTGCACTATCAGGCTCTTCCGTCACATCTAGCACAATATCAAGTGGGCGCTCAGGTGGGAGAGCACCAGTACTCACCAGTTCTGGCACGTAGCGGATAAGACGCAGCAGATATAAGCTGAGGTGAAACCCAGTCAGCGTTTTTAGATAGTCCAGTAGCACGTGCCGAGGGATTACACCCCGGTATTGCAACAGTCGATGCACATCATCGCAGTAGATGGTTGCTTCTTCGGGCAGAAGAGGACCTATTTTATCGAAGACTGGTTTGGCGTCGCCCGTGGCATCAGGCTGGGATTTCTGCACGACATCAATCATGCGGAGCAAACCCAGCGAGTCAATATCAAGCAGCTGGCTAGGACTTACGGTGCTAGATGTTTTATCCCAACCTTCACTCAGGTAGTTCTGCAACTCCTCGCGAACCGCTGGCCGCACTGACAGCATCGAGTAAACCTGGTCAGCTGAGTTGTAGTCGCGAGTGTTCTTCTGGTTGCGGATTCGGTAGCTAAAGAGGTGGATAGGCTTTAGAGATGTGAAAGTCTCTTTGTCAGGGCCTTGCCCCCGGTAAACCATGTCCATTAGGTTGGCCCGTAGCCAGCCGCGCACTGCCAGCGGGTTCTCGCGGATGCCACTGGCTTGGCCTGCTGCTTCCATGTCGGCAAATACCTGCATCAACTCCTTTTCTCCCACTTGCTTATTGGCCTGGCTCACCCGGCTTCTGGTGCGCCCGCCGTTGTGTTTAAGCAGCACATACAAGTTTACCAGCGTACGGTCCAGATTAATTTGCTTCGCAT
Protein-coding sequences here:
- a CDS encoding antitoxin VbhA family protein; its protein translation is MMKSFFTPAPAGLDPEQLAARQERERGANNSIAILMSNGPAPSPESVAIMQRYVDGELSIDEAIELNDALLLARYQPGASPASPEDQAAR
- a CDS encoding Fic/DOC family protein — protein: MVAGDRFSDENGVRINRLGITDPQQLAQAETDSSLLRLQRLNLQGGIPGGRYDHAHLKQVHQKLFEGVYQWAGETRADREFQGHKPTYVTGFKETMTYAPYKEIEQRLNAIGAQLGQENYLKGLSEEKFAERAAYYLDQYNHTHAFRDGNGRTLQATFVQLGQEAGYQVDFARIDPATLNRARDLAIVRPHAPEEAAKNLQALKAMFEQVISPAPGLEAELRRDPSQARPLAALSPEMKAMDARRELEVTGYRVMDIVANMPGAGNYEKGVAVGKGVEATNLNPAAIQSHLKQFQQAAEKIIKHPALQGPDARQDQTDARRFRVAAEKVQTLAVAKEAEAKTPLPMTHEEAQAVFKQAAKHVAQALREHGKGLDAARLQEVARHVERTPFIGGLNRVNVGKAIDAAEQIPALRGSSEVVDLKSALSVMEKAHLVQERSPANIPNRNAGGIER
- a CDS encoding type IV secretory system conjugative DNA transfer family protein; translation: MLILALLLAGLLAGEWYVLLHPAELAAARAAQHQAAQAPRLTPGQRLAARLAVLNRQRAEARRTRLRRQAAPVVGKPAAELATTTSQAGDQVVHTGGAAALRVATAGQGFQQKVLVKAGRFYDAAGVYLRGLLLLVALALVFLQPAPARKPGQARRKPLRPQAVRLVVASCAGLALLSAYVLLGIASYPAGFIRVGYPVTAALVLASGFVVGLLRALTKSPDFGLSVERKKVDTPDGFSLPTEGGGWVNVPNPYRGVLVLGGAGAGKTYSIGEPVIEQLAAKNFAGLIYDFKFPVLAETAQKALELAGRRPDAPRRLPNGEPEPAVVLHVINFRDLTRSERVNPLRAADMPVVAFAEEYSRAIINNLNPASIRKMEFFDISAVAYLTGIIWFYKKHFPRYCTIPHVVATAIHKDFKHVLSMLETDPECAGMVRSIVTAVEQRAEKQVAAVVGTLQVILNRINSPEIVWVLTPDEAKGEGFSLNLNDPQQPALLCIGNDPTLKETFSPVVSCIITVAIKLMNQQHKHRSYVFLDEAATVYVPGLELLPATARSNKVATIYMTQDLAQMTDAYGPEKMKVMVSNLNNQFFGKVNSLDTAKFISELVGREDKQMHSTSTGKSQGGAGSRGSHSSNLSTSYQERNLVRVQDAISLQQGEFIGQTVETERTFFQGIISRADATPERFPLHPVATFGDSEEDSAATLTVVVQENYRRVSQQVRETLALHANTLAGATKNEVE